In Glycine max cultivar Williams 82 chromosome 15, Glycine_max_v4.0, whole genome shotgun sequence, the DNA window TTTGCTTCCTTGAGACATATATAAAAGCTCCCAAACCTTGGTAATAGTAGCCCTTGTGGTCTCTCTAGTATCAATTTGTAGCTATTACCTTTACATACATGTTTTAGCTTCTAACCAAAGGCCTCCAGCAAAAAATATTGTCTAACAACATCCCTATCCATTATTGCTCTAGCAATCATCCTAGCCTTCCAAGCAACAACCAAAGATATCCTAATACCATACTTGAATCTCACATCATCCATAATCTAGGCCAGTTTCACATCACTTTTGGTCCTCAAACTCTCTACAGCAACCTTGGACACCCATTTAGACGtagcatttttgtttttaaaggcCTTTCCATAATTATATTTGGGTTTGCATGTCTTAATCTTGTAAGTGGTGTTCTTCCCAACCTTgctacaaaaaatttcaaaaccacACTTACCTATGCATTTAGCTCTTGCCCTGGCCAGGTTATTTAGTTTAAAAGTAACTTGCTTCCCATTCAACAATGAATGCTCCACAATTACTTCTTTAAACTCTTTAATACTACAAAAATCCTTACCATTTGTGAACTTAAAATCTTTATTTGACTCCTTTATTCTAAATCTTACAAACTTATGTTTGTCGCCATCATCTGATTCAAATCCAGCACTATCAAGTTCTTCAGTCTCATACCTCTCACTCAATTCCCCATCTATTACAATACTCCTCACATCACCACTAGGTCTAGCTGTAGAATCCTCAATTCGGGGtagcttattttttataaggttCACCAGTAGCTCATCATCACTCCTAAACCCATCATCAACACCAGTTGCTCTCTCTTCCTCACTATCCTAAAAAACATCCCTTTTTTCCTCCAATTCAGAACCACCATCACCTTCTTCATACTCACTATCACCTTCATTGGATTCAGAAGCATGTTCGTTCTCACCTTGTGCATTTTTTCATTCCCAACAGTAGCAACTTCATTCCCACCACCATTCAACACCTCCACATACACATTCACAACATTGTTAGTGTTCACATAGTAGTTGTACAACTCCACAGGTTGGCTATCCAAGGCAAACTCTTTGGTTTCATCATCACCCGCGTTCCACCACAGCTTAAACACACCCTTACATTCTTTCAGTTTCACATCTTCCTTCAAAATCCCCACAAACTCAAAATACAACTATTTTTCAACATCTATGTCGGCCAACAACGTGACATCTCCACTAACATAATTCCAAACAGGATGGACCACATGCCCCCCGTGATGCACCTCGATAGAAAATACCATCTTTGACAAAtagtccaaaaaataaaattaaaaattaaaattgatttttataatcaaCTTAACAGTCCCACCATGTGCAACCTCACATGGTGAAAAGGACAAGTATAGAGGCAAAGGAAAGATCCTAAAGCTACATCAAAAACATTAAAGAATAAGGAATGCTTACCTAAATGGAGCACCTTTTCCTAGGACCGCACCGTTGTCTTCAATTTCACTTTCACTAAACTGTGTTGTCTTCAAACTCCATTACAACAAGAACCCAAGAAAACGCGTGAACCACACCGTCGATATCCAAAGCAGAAAGCAATTGATTCCCCCACACTCGCAATCGAAACAAAACCCTAACGCGTTTCAGGTCTCTATTAGAAGCGACGCTGCATgaacaaagaaaaaaggaaacgtGCTGCATATCTCTCAACTTCAAAATGACACCCATTTGACGCGTTTCAGGTcactttaactttattttcttttttaaaataaaatagtttattaaactaaattaaatatgaaaataaaaaaaataaaaaaaaattcaggtgaCACACCATCATGTCTGACGTGTCCAACTAACGAACATGTCATCACGTTTTGGACGAAAGCTAACGACAAAAATTTTCCATCAAACTTTTAAAGTTTCAAAGACCAGAAATCAAAAATGAAATTCAGATATATTTGAATCTACAATACATTTAAAGCCTTTAATAAAAGGATTGATTtgtcataaattaaatatgagaatcattttaaaatttataaaaattaggggaccaatttaaaaataaaaaataatataagagattttttttaggaaaaaaacttTTCACACAAGACACTTTGACAAAATCATACAAACTTGGGACTGATTTAATAGAATAACTTATTGGTTTATATTACCTATTTCTTTTAGGGTTTTACATATTGGTTGTAGTTTACtgtcaacaataaaaaaaactataggtTGTAGTTTTAACAATTATTAAGTTTTATGCCTCTAAAATActgattcaaaatttaaaacatgcataaaaaatagtgtaaaatattatttttggttaATATTACTTAAGAATGATAtattaaatagattaaaatatattttattatagccATTATAGTTAAACCATTGAATCTTAAACAAGTGTCTTCATCAATTCAATTACCAATCCAGTTTTAAAAACATTGACCAAGATTCTTACCAAtccatttttaaaaacattgaccACGATCCTTATGATTTGGATGGTTGCACACTTGCACCATATAAGAGCCAAATTGCACTATTaaggatcaaattcaaatttaattaacttatcTCAAAAAGCTAAGGAACATTTCATTGAATGGCAAGCAACGAATTAATATCTCAATCAGCACATAcatcattcaaaataataaaagcatAAACAAAAAGAGTGTTTTAGCGTCAAAATTAACACTAACGGtatgggaaaaaaaaactaattcatCCTTCTAATAAGCTCATTTATGTAATCCTCCCTGTTGCCAGCATCACCTCCTTCAACAtaatgatttcttttcttctccagACCACCCAGGGGAGCTTTGAGCTTGAAAGGCCACAGAAAATTGTTGGCCTCCTTGAAGTGAGGTCCAACAGTCATGATCTCATGGATCAGATCTTCAACGCAAATGATCCCATGCTTCCCCAAAGTCTGGCATTGAATGTTATGTCAGGGAAAAAAACTAAGTAATAGAACAAACAAGCAATGGAAGTGTTTACAGAGGACTACAGAATAGACCACACGGACCTGTTCAATAATAGAGTTGTCTGTCAAAGCAATTCTCTGCTTGTTAACTTTTCCATAGCCCCTCTTGTAGATCAATTCTCTAACACTCTTCAAATTAGGGTACCTGAAGTGGATTTGCAAATATTAAGAACCATGGTGCAGGTAATGAACCATGAGAATCAATGTAGTTGAACTTTCACTTACCCATAGGTAACATAAGGCTCTACCCTATGGAGCATATTCACTGTAGCTTTGTTCACTTTAAGAAAGACGCCATTAAAAATCTGCAGCCAAAATAAACATAACAATAAGGATATACTCCAACTTTGCTTGGACATATGACAAAGGGAAGACAGCCAGCAGcaacatcaaaatcaaaatttagggACTAAGACAGAGCAAGAAGgtaatcaataaaagaaagagaatataAATCTCCAATAGGGAAAATGAACATATAAAATGACAGGCAAAAGCAATTCTAAAATCACatgttttcaaattaaaatttagaatataattcAACTATATGGGTGGATGAAGTAAATTTGTATAGGGTGTTTTTTGCAAGTAGCTTGAGCAAAACAACTAGATTTTCTTCTAAAGGATTCTGGCAAAGCAAGATTAGAACACTTTAGCATGATCCCACTAAGGTTTCCACCAAAATGAGTTTTAAGCTGCAATTAGAATCATGtaaaaaacatgtaaattttatgtttctatAAGTCAATATGACATTAAGCACAATATCTGTACAAAGTTTAGTTATTTCAGCAAATAAAACCGAGTCTTTTAGCATAGAACTGTGAGTTTTGATGATATTGCTGTAGGCTGGATCAATAACTATTTGACAAGAACGGTTTAGTAAACAGCTGAGTCCCAGAACAATCCTACATGACCTCGACACACTACACTTCTCACTACATACAAAAAGCAAATAACGTAAAAGGTAGCTCATTTTTACAAACAAACTCAATCAAGAACGGCTTTTCAAAATCATCACATTTCACAGCAAACTTTTTCAATTAAGTGGATGAAACCAGGAATGTTTTCAACTCCACAAAAGCCAACAAGAAGTTCAAGACTCATTTTGTAAAGTGGGGGAAGTTTATGGCAGACTCCACAAATAGAGCAACATAATTTCCACACGCAGGCACCAAAAGAAActcatttagtaaaaatatcataattgacTCTTCTCGAGCTTCTTTGTAAACTCAAGGAATCCCATTTTAGGATCACTGCACTGTAATTTACTTGGCCTCTCAAAACATGTCAATTCGACACAAATAACATAGAAAACAGACGCACAGATATCAAAATCTCCAAATAACAAAAGCAATCACAAAGCCCTGACAACCTGCTTTACATCCTCCAGCAAAAATCAAGTTACTTACTAGCATTGATTAAGATCAATACCAGTAACAGCAATTCAATAAGtgaccaacaaaaaaaatctcattttgtaatttgtaagcAGTTACCTGTCTCAAACGCAGAAGCTGCAGAATCTTCCTTGTTTTGGGATCCATGGCATTGATACTGACGTTACAGAAACGCCATTAGcaagaaaaacaacaataacCAAAAAGACAATATACTAATATGATGTcatgatatattaaaatactaaataattaatatatttattgattaattaCCCACGGATCCTGATGATGAACAAGAGCTTAGCTTCGGGTTCAACATAAAACCCTCCCTTAAGCTTGGCTTCACGCTTCAACCTAATCAGTTCCTTTTGctggaaaaagaaaacacagaaattatttttaaaaatggcaatattgaaaacaaaacataacAAATCCAACGCTCCAagattcaattataattttaattctaatacCTGCTCGTCGTATTCCTTTGAGTATTGTTTGGCTCTGTTAAAAATCAGCTTCCGCGTTTCGAACCTCATTTTCTTAGCGGCATCGAGTTCCTGCTTCTTCGCCAAAGCCCACTCCTCGttccttttctccttcttcacCACCGATTCCGGAACCAAGGCCTTTGCTTCGCCCATTCTTCATACAACAAGTTTATAAATTAGCGATGTTTTCATAATTTGCTTAAGATTTCATCagaacaacaacagcagcagaAAACAGAGAGACTCACTGGATAATCGATGTTGTGCTCTGCTTGCAACGGCGGCGGAGGGTGAGTGTGCGGGGAGTTCTCCGAGCTTTATATATAGGGTTTTCCATCTGCTTTGAATATTGGGCCTTTACTCTTTGTGAATTAATGGGCCTTCATCTGATCTTTCCAccactctcttttttctttttggttgacaaaaatatttagtcccgtaaaaattttgattttacatGAGACTTATTagggttaaatatgttttttgattttataaaattaaaaaaaaaaaaattttttagTCCCGTAAAAATTTTAGTCCGTTTTTCatcgtaaaattaaaatatgtcatTTTCTTATCATCTGAAACAAGATTCAGACATAtgtgtataacttttttatatagattATATGTCTAACAATGcaatgaaaattgatttttgttgtgtttttttactttttagtttgtgtttaatttttatttttcatcaattaatttaataacattTATGAGGTcaataaatcattaaataagaaatattatttaatttagttaatttgtgtgcttactttttatttattttaaaaatatttaacattttaataacgaaaaataaaatgaggtgAAAATATTTGACAAACCAAAATATTTCTCGTAATGATTTAATCTTAACTAACATTAATGGGGAACTATTAAttctttgaaaatgttttaccaTTGTTATAATTatcatcttttatatatttattcaatagAAATAGAGAACATTACTAAATTAAGAGATAACgtagtattaatttaaaatttgattatttgttttaaaaattattatttacttttaaaaaataataatttaatgattattttaatatattaaatttaatattatcaaacGAAACTTATCaaaagatattatttattttataaagataCTATGGtgtgcatatattttaaaatagttagaattttattctatcaaatatttttaaaagacataAATAGGtgtatcaaaaaataattttaaaaaacaccaaaaaaattataaattataaataaatagaaattatatttgttttaagagGAATGCTAACCATATTCTCTTTGTGATTAGctgaaattttacaaaattattaatttggatAGATTTCATatctaaattagaaaaaaaaaatattaaataagaaatgcgACTCACCAAAATTAAtgatgtaacttttttttaaagattttactATTTGACACACATGCCTATTCTTTtagttgattattttaatttatatttcgtgaaaaataataattaagaataagtattttataattaacaaatatataattcattaaACTTTGTTAttatagaaatcaaaataatggTTAAAATTTCAATGGACATATTAGAAATTTCCTTTCAAGTTAAAAGTcaatctaattttgaatttaactttACATATTCATCTTAAATCACATGAGACTTAATTTTAAaccattttaaatttagttttattaaattttcaataactAATATGTTGATCCtaacaattatttaaaagagATAATTATTATTTGGTTCAGATAATATCCAAGTTTAATCCTTAgtacaaataaattttgttcagattttacttattttcttatcagattttattttaatcaaggTCAATTTTTCTGATAACCGGATGATtaacacaaaaaattattaaaatcaaatatcaaaatttataacataattattattaaaaaaataaccattattttaatctcCATAATGATTAAAagtgataataaatttaaaatagtctTCTAAAATTTTTAAGCTGTGACTTAGGTTAATTTGTTTCCAAAATTTGGCGCCGAAATAGAGTTCCTTAAACTTATTTGCGGGTGgcttaattttcaaactttttcTTAACCCTCTTATTTATCTTTATGCCTTTtcggcattttttttttttaaacatctcTCTTGTGAGTTTGCTAATATAGAGTTATCTCATCTTTAAACTCCGACACTTTTATAGGGAGTTTTTCATCTTTAAACTTcgacactttttttatttttttccttttattatttttagtcctttcaaattatgtttattttattttttatttttataatgctttagaatgtatttttttcattatgcaaaatgttatttaaaatattttaagaactaaaaataaaaacataattctgcaaggacaaaataaaaaaatgttaaattgcaaaaattaaaaatatatttaaaccttgtaattttcaacaaaaatattcttgatgaaaactaattttttatatcagtGGATTTACATTAATTGGTTGAGCATGAGGTATGAGTTATTATAAACCCTCTAACACTTGTTTTTTATTcctatggataaaaaaagtCTTTGTTGTGTATTATATGACAATGCAacataaactaatttttgttgtgttttttatttatttttgtaatttgtgtttaatttttatttttattatttaatttaataacttttatcAGTTAAATAACCCatcaaatgaaataattattagatttgtttaatttttgtggtaactttttatttattttaaatagctttaatagtttaataacttgataaataaaatgagGTGAAAATATTTAGCAAACCAAAATATTTCTCATATAACATGTTTGAATGGTTAGGTTCTAATATAACCATCATTTAGTCACAGATTTATCCTTGTGTTTTGCCTTATTTGTTTTTACCTTATATATTATACGACTATCCAGCTTAGGTAAATACCCATATATATCCCTTAATACTTTTAAGATATTGAGATATAATCTCATCTTTGAAAATGTTTAGGTACTCAATCAAGTCAAATACTTGAGTGCCCCTAACCTTGGCATGGTAAAAAtgctttttctttgaaaagtaCTTAGATACTCAAGCAAGTTGAATACAGAGCATCCCTAACCTTGGCATAGTAAAAT includes these proteins:
- the LOC100500011 gene encoding 60S ribosomal protein L7-4, translating into MGEAKALVPESVVKKEKRNEEWALAKKQELDAAKKMRFETRKLIFNRAKQYSKEYDEQQKELIRLKREAKLKGGFYVEPEAKLLFIIRIRGINAMDPKTRKILQLLRLRQIFNGVFLKVNKATVNMLHRVEPYVTYGYPNLKSVRELIYKRGYGKVNKQRIALTDNSIIEQTLGKHGIICVEDLIHEIMTVGPHFKEANNFLWPFKLKAPLGGLEKKRNHYVEGGDAGNREDYINELIRRMN